From a region of the Besnoitia besnoiti strain Bb-Ger1 chromosome I, whole genome shotgun sequence genome:
- a CDS encoding hypothetical protein (encoded by transcript BESB_007410) codes for METPRGDGDPPPCCEKADGLQGTLQSPPVLEGRERRLSARRENRGRPGGSKSPEAGVATDENPATQDGDEVFCCSPSPAEAAGDWTDVSGDMPEGSDWESDADGEAIQTRFRSGRKDADVNLSLSGRLLPKDNALRKAQSPGLLTLAMDVDDYARAIPVLSPSAMRKSGRLRLGPSRARGSTKDGRAVAGRGASGGRLQSSFSAKRLHTPTQRSADILLDSKRAQARGEPDTQKENLVGHTQNCGGDSRKEARLKHMKPSLYRPERERAARNRRRRQRAIGGGGLDAGGDEAALVHKLNLKERARDYADELFDRMGLLAADEDFLYKEMERDALLLDYDDYLFEDDDDEDDERFFLGGAAANRFFLSQDGAPLCGLLNDDRVIDLSDDQESRAGQDMETEEEAAATRTIVRQMFSSLGVTDWAAFLQLQAEFWLYNSAHRQALITARAAERVLQEGGPDLKGHQEAKARPLPHGSPSEPSVPSRDAERIAPPPADSPGGTTRTLAVKMVAACALREFGRSSEYLRQLRGRDLAALSEPLEAYVEEAVRFLAERTADPVLSPPGSRPPF; via the exons AtggagacgccgaggggTGACGGAGACCCTCCGCCATgctgcgagaaggcggacGGGCTCCAAGGTACGCTGCAGTCACCTCCCGTTTTGGAAGGTCGCGAGAGACGACTGTCGGCAAGGCGGGAAAACCGGGGTCGCCCAGGGGGGAGTAAATCTCCAGAGGCAGGCGTCGCCACAGATGAGAATCCAGCCAcgcaggacggcgacgaagtTTTCTGTTGCTCACCGTCCCCCGCTGAAGCGGCAGGGGACTGGACTGACGTGTCAGGAGACATGCCAGAGGGTAGTGATTGGGAGAGCGATGCAGACGGGGAGGCGATCCAAACAAGATTCCGCAGTGGGAGGAAGGATGCCGACGTGAATCTGAGCTTGAGTGGAAGGCTCCTACCCAAAGACAACGCTCTTCGCAAAGCTCAGAGTCCGGGATTACTCACCCTTGCTATGGATGTTGATGATTATGCGCGTGCAATTCCTGTTTTGTCACCAAGCGCGATGCGGAAGTCGGGAAGACTGCGGCTGGGACCGTCCAGGGCAAGAGGCTCGACGAAAGACGGGCGAGCCGTGGCAGGCCGAGGTGCGAGCGGAGGACGGTTGCAGTCAAGCTTTTCGGCGAAAAGGCTACATACGCCTACACAGCGGTCGGCTGATATTCTACTAGATTCAAAACGAGCTCAGGCGAGGGGCGAACCGGACACGCAGAAGGAAAACCTCGTCGGACACACACAAaactgcggcggagacagtcgTAAAGAAGCAAGGCTGAAGCACATGAAGCCCTCGCTATACCGcccggagagagagcgcgcagccagaaaccggcggaggaggcagcgagcgatTGGAGGGGGTGGACTTGACGCAGGCGGGGACGAAGCCGCTCTGGTACACAAACTGAATCTCAAAGAACGGGCACGCGACTATGCAGATGAACTGTTCGATCGCATGGGTCTTCTAGCTGCAGATGAAGATTTTCTGTACAAAGAAATGGAAAGGGATGCACTCCTCTTGGATTATGACGATTATTTGTTTGAGGACGACGATGACGAAGATGATGAGCGGTTCTTCCTCGGCGGTGCGGCAGCCAATC GATTCTTCCTCTCGCAAGATGGCGCGCCTTTATGTGGCCTGCTGAACGACGACCGCGTCATTGACCTCTCTGACGATCAAGAGTCGCGCGCTGGTCAAGACATGGAgaccgaggaagaagcggcagccacgcggaCTATCGTCAGACAGATGTTCAGCTCTCTAGGCGTGACGGATTGGGCTGcgtttctgcagctgcag GCAGAATTCTGGTTGTACAACAGCGCTCATCGCCAAGCGCTGATAACTGCCAGAGCGGCCGAACGCGTTCTGCAGGAGGGAGGACCAGACTTGAAAGGGCATCAAGAAGCCaaggcgcgcccgctgccaCACGGATCTCCCTCTGAGCCCTCAGTGCCTTCGCGCGATGCGGAGAGGATTGCGCCACCTCCGGCGGATTCACCGGGGGGGACAACGCGGACGTTAGCAGTGAAGATGGTTGCGGCATGCGCACTTCGCGAGTTCGGGAGAAGCAGTGAATACCTCAG GCAACTGCGTGGTCGTGatctcgccgccctctccgaGCCTCTGGAAGCCTATGTTGAGGAGGCCGTTCGATTCTTGGCAGAGCGCACGGCCGACCCCGTTCTTTCCCCACCGGGGTCGCGACCACCGTTTTAA